A genomic segment from Fusarium fujikuroi IMI 58289 draft genome, chromosome FFUJ_chr04 encodes:
- a CDS encoding related to heterokaryon incompatibility protein (het-6OR allele) (reviewed:yes 2), which produces MTEKLDHGCRVMSVNGEVAATIYKPLDNNRQEIRLLTLLPPRDRDADIHCTLSHAMLNTSSENPEYEALSYVWGEPDFSEPIILNNHTFFITPSLKYILSCLRQRQKDGQPRVLWVDAICINQSDVEERGHQVALMREIYSNCQRDIAWLDPMIGTKDVKARELYSHADLDEEEEWVQKGMDLMREIAEKNPQTLKELQDQARQGYRLLTGSQLVLGAVFRQPTLWSRLWDVLKSLFKDEPYFDAFHMGRESSHSPSYYKDFSEVFVPVKLIEDQRRLMSQGSKLMDVLVRFREMESTNPRDKIFGLLGLVTEEHGINVDYMTSVPELYQQATASLINLAGNLDILCQNPFERPEGPTALREGEHRVPSWVAEYDSKRRQCATMLFAQRDIFNAGVRNCETPCRLIGPEKDILITKGTILGTVAPVLQNDKRLSAFDVMNLYLGKEVLEHPQEHLYAPKVGGKEILTGETAIRAFWRTMVKDCTLPPRMRRLRQTEIERLDVENQEQLKSEWGPLQTYRLHFGNKYSRSAFGYQPTDDEDLTKLDIEGQISHHYSPGSFMFAVTDNGLFLATRFAAKEGDVVAVLDGGKVPLALRKVEPRDGVEGEVYMVVGSTYVHGFMDGEAEASVTEGWLQKREILIA; this is translated from the exons ATGACGGAGAAGCTCGATCACGGCTGCAGAGTCATGTCCGTCAATGGCGAAGTAGCTGCGACGATCTACAAGCCTCTAGACAATAACAGGCAAGAAATTCGACTTCTCACGCTTCTTCCGCCTCGAGACCGAGATGCAGATATTCACTGCACCCTTTCACACGCCATGCTCAACACTTCATCTGAGAATCCAGAGTACGAAGCCCTATCGTATGTTTGGGGGGAGCCTGATTTCTCGGAGCcgatcattctcaacaatCACACTTTCTTCATCACACCAAGCCTGAAATACATTCTATCGTGCCTGAGGCAAAGACAAAAGGATGGCCAGCCGCGAGTTCTTTGGGTTGATGCGATCTGCATCAATCAGTCAGATGTCGAGGAGCGGGGTCATCAAGTCGCTCTCATGCGCGAAATATACTCAAATTGCCAGCGAGATATCGCATGGCTAGACCCGATGATAGGCACCAAAGACGTCAAGGCTCGTGAGCTCTACAGTCATGCCGatcttgacgaagaagaagaatgggtGCAAAAGGGCATGGACTTGATGCGCGAGATCGCCGAGAAGAACCCGCAAACTCTGAAAGAACTACAAGATCAGGCCCGGCAAGGTTATCGTCTCCTCACAGGCTCGCAGCTCGTTCTCGGTGCCGTATTCAGGCAGCCAACACTCTGGAGCCGGTTGTGG GATGTCCTGAAAAGCCTCTTCAAAGACGAGCCATACTTTGATGCGTTCCACATGGGCCGTGAGAGTAGTCATTCTCCCTCATATTATAAGGACTTTAGTGAAGTGTTCGTTCCCGTCAAGCTGATTGAGGACCAACGCCGCCTCATGTCACAGGGGTCCAAGCTCATGGATGTGCTTGTGCGATTTCGCGAAATGGAGTCCACAAACCCTCGGGACAAGATTTTCGGGCTCCTTGGCCTGGTCACGGAAGAGCACGGTATAAATGTCGACTATATGACGTCAGTGCCAGAATTGTATCAACAGGCGACGGCCTCTTTAATCAATCTCGCCGGAAATTTGGATATCCTTTGCCAAAACCCATTTGAACGCCCGGAAGGGCCTACAGCGCTGCGAGAGGGAGAACATAGAGTGCCATCTTGGGTTGCTGAATACGATAGCAAGCGTCGGCAATGCGCAACAATGCTCTTTGCCCAGCgcgacatcttcaacgctgGTGTCAGGAACTGCGAGACTCCATGTCGACTCATCGGCCCCGAAAAGGATATCCTGATCACCAAAGGCACCATTCTTGGAACAGTCGCACCTGTCCTCCAGAACGACAAACGCCTGTCAGCGTTCGATGTCATGAACCTTTACCTTGGCAAGGAAGTACTTGAGCATCCCCAGGAGCATCTGTATGCCCCGAAAGTCGGCGGTAAAGAGATATTGACAGGCGAGACTGCAATTCGTGCATTCTGGCGAACGATGGTAAAGGATTGCACTCTCCCACCAAGAATGCGTCGGTTGAGACAAACCGAAATTGAGAGGTTGGATGTTGAAAACCAAGAGCAGTTAAAAAGTGAATGGGGCCCCCTACAGACATATCGTTTACATTTTGGCAACAAATACTCAAGATCTGCATTCGGTTACCAGCCCaccgatgacgaggatctCACTAAGCTTGATATCGAGGGTCAAATTTCACATCATTACAGCCCTGGTAGCTTCATGTTCGCGGTCACAGATAATGGTCTCTTTCTAGCAACGCGCTTTGCTGCGAAGGAGGGTGATGTTGTGGCTGTCCTAGATGGGGGAAAGGTACCTCTGGCGTTACGCAAGGTTGAACCTAGAGACGGTGTTGAAGGTGAGGTGTATATGGTTGTTGGTTCGACCTACGTGCATGGTTTCATGGACGGTGAGGCGGAGGCTAGTGTCACTGAAGGTTGGTTGCAGAAGCGGGAGATTCTGATCGCGTGA
- a CDS encoding related to dehydrogenase has protein sequence MDVPGYALITGGASGIGRACARAFARDGSAGIALIDLNLESLQIVKSEIEKEQLSPKKDFKIEIYSADVTDENRINEIVADVAQKYGRIDYVVNAAGIAMKHQGGAAFAHTADWNRVVSINLTGTFFVLRATAQVMLKQEPIRSSINGRELQRGSIVNFSSIQGVVGIPLSTSYTAAKHAIIGLTRSASEDYAKEGLRINAICPGYTETPMTTKNPEVLKAMQERITTAVPMQRMGAPEEIADGVLYLSGGRSSFVTGSALVVDGGYTQR, from the coding sequence ATGGATGTCCCAGGATACGCTTTGATTACAGGAGGTGCTTCAGGTATCGGCCGAGCATGCGCCAGGGCCTTTGCTCGCGATGGCAGCGCCGGCATTGCACTCATAGACCTCAACCTTGAATCTTTGCAAATCGTCAAGTCTGAGATTGAAAAAGAGCAATTGTCACCAAAGAAGGACTTTAAGATTGAGATATACTCTGCAGACGTCACAGATGAGAACCGCATCAACGAGATTGTCGCAGATGTTGCACAAAAGTATGGCCGCATCGACTATGTTGTCAACGCAGCTGGTATTGCCATGAAGCACCAAGGTGGTGCAGCATTTGCCCATACAGCTGATTGGAACCGTGTTGTCAGCATCAACCTCACTGGAACATTCTTTGTCCTCAGAGCTACAGCACAAGTCATGTTGAAGCAAGAGCCCATTCGCTCATCTATCAACGGAAGGGAATTACAACGAGGATCTATTGTCAacttctcttccatccagGGTGTTGTTGGTATTCCACTGTCGACATCTTACACAGCAGCCAAGCATGCCATCATCGGTCTCACGCGTTCAGCGTCCGAGGACTACGCAAAGGAGGGACTACGCATCAACGCCATCTGCCCGGGATACACAGAGACACCAATGACCACAAAGAACCCCGAGGTGCTCAAGGCTATGCAAGAGCGAATCACAACAGCTGTTCCCATGCAGAGGATGGGTGCACCTGAGGAAAttgctgatggtgttttgtATCTTTCTGGAGGACGAAGTTCTTTTGTTACTGGGTCTGccttggttgttgatggcggcTATACACAAAGGTAA
- a CDS encoding monooxygenase-like protein → MGSVPQSTSTFDVLILGAGLSGLCSLYQLKKRFPEWRIRVLDAAPDVGGTWYWNSYPGCRFDSESLSYCFSFDKELLEEWHWKEAFSPQPETHKYITYFAEKHNLKKDVQFNTTVTKATWSEGDHTWTFVDEAGNEYVSTFFISCMGFLSAPTLPAIEGIEDFSGKLFHTSRWPKDLDINRDFLGKKIGVIGTGATGIQITTAVSKVDGVESLSVFQRTANWSAPLRNSEITLEQMAEHKKNYDNIFKICETSSSGFMHHGDPRKSLEVSEEERLELWEKLYNTPGFGKWLGVFSDTYTDRYANSLYSNFMAEKIRQRVNDPAIAESLIPKDHGFGTRRVPMESGYFEAFNKSNVHLVDLKKTPIDRVTPSGILTSDGKEHKLDILICATGFNAITGAFSAIDWHGKQNRPLIATSDSPKGDEAVWVDHRPRTFLGITVPSMPNMFMVLGPHQPFGNATRNIEHGVQVISDMLQYCKDNGYTSLEPTEDAVEQWTEHVVKCSESQVLMNEIDSWMTGVNKNVKGKNVRSVARYSGSIGEYRKRCAEVKKSGYRGLVFA, encoded by the coding sequence ATGGGTTCTGTACCTCAGTCTACCAGCACTTTCGACGTTCTCATCCTCGGCGCAGGTCTCTCCGGCCTGTGCTCACTCTATCAGCTCAAGAAACGCTTCCCAGAATGGCGCATCAGGGTTCTTGATGCCGCTCCCGATGTTGGAGGCACTTGGTACTGGAACTCTTACCCCGGATGTCGATTCGACTCTGAGTCGCTGTCTTACTGCTTTTCATTCGAcaaggagcttcttgaggagtgGCACTGGAAGGAAGCCTTTTCGCCTCAACCAGAGACTCACAAGTACATCACCTACTTTGCTGAGAAGCACAATCTCAAGAAAGATGTTCAGTTCAATACCACGGTTACAAAGGCTACATGGAGTGAAGGTGATCATACATGGACCTTTGTCGATGAAGCTGGTAATGAATACGTCTCCACGTTCTTTATCAGCTGCATGGGCTTCCTCTCTGCGCCTACACTACCCGCAATTGAAGGCATTGAAGATTTCAGCGGCAAGCTCTTTCATACTTCCCGCTGGCCCAAGGATCTCGATATCAATCGCGACTTTTTAGGCAAGAAGATTGGAGTAATCGGAACAGGCGCGACGGGCATTCAAATCACAACTGCCGTCTCCAAGGTAGATGGCGTCGAATCCCTCAGCGTCTTCCAACGGACGGCCAATTGGTCCGCTCCTCTTCGCAACTCCGAAATCACACTCGAGCAAATGGCCGAACACAAGAAGAACTATGACAATATCTTCAAGATTTGCGAAACAAGTTCGTCGGGCTTCATGCATCACGGTGACCCTCGAAAGTCTCTTGAGGTCTCGGAAGAGGAACGCCTAGAGCTCTGGGAGAAGCTTTACAACACTCCCGGTTTTGGAAAGTGGCTGGGCGTATTCTCCGATACGTATACCGATCGATATGCGAACAGTTTATACTCGAACTTTATGGCTGAGAAGATCAGACAACGGGTTAACGATCCTGCTATTGCGGAGAGCCTTATCCCCAAAGACCACGGCTTCGGTACGCGACGAGTCCCCATGGAGAGTGGATATTTCGAGGCATTTAACAAGTCAAACGTTCACCTTGTTGATCTCAAAAAGACGCCAATCGATCGTGTCACGCCATCAGGCATCCTGACCTCCGATGGTAAGGAGCACAAGCTTGACATTCTTATCTGCGCTACCGGATTCAATGCGATTACTGGTGCCTTCAGTGCTATTGACTGGCATGGCAAGCAGAACAGGCCGTTGATCGCAACCAGCGACAGCCCCAAGGGTGATGAAGCAGTCTGGGTTGACCACAGACCCCGAACGTTCCTTGGTATCACTGTACCCTCGATGCCAAACATGTTCATGGTTCTTGGTCCCCATCAGCCCTTCGGCAACGCTACTCGCAATATTGAGCACGGCGTGCAAGTTATATCAGATATGCTGCAGTACTGCAAAGACAACGGCTACACTTCTCTTGAACCCACAGAGGACGCCGTCGAGCAATGGACCGAGCATGTGGTGAAGTGCAGTGAGAGCCAGGTTCTCATGAATGAGATTGATAGTTGGATGACAGGTGTTAATAAGAacgtcaagggcaagaatgtTCGGAGTGTTGCACGATATAGTGGAAGCATTGGAGAGTACCGAAAGCGGTGCGCGGAGGTTAAGAAGTCGGGATACAGGGGTCTTGTTTTCGCATAG
- a CDS encoding related to ARG81-transcription factor involved in arginine metabolism, with amino-acid sequence MPPFVGKSTAKAKRALGRRTRSFGGCVTCRSRRVKCDEGRPGCSMCNISGLDCGGYSKDIFFDFDDPSSTGVARFRRPLLTEQERERLSEQIAQDVPPELAGWHLSQIDEECERTSTDLQISRGPFGAFRITRQLPSDPLSTLDEIENDAIEVSQIHSVGGEDQLLLPDFDDDVEVVTSTLDFAIGTTPRDAQHQLSGQDNALIPRTDWLKALESLPVSSWLDPGHFNIPDWWDPVAMGTESAVPWMGESASSQKPPSPFARSSTIELGSPKLYLSNLSPSSGSVSSQVDTDVPRDAVLLVKHYATIVLRGLTPYRHSKTPWHVLFLPHVKSCLAALTLGEKMDNASLCAFYGTLSISAFSLGGIHGSTKWLDQGTAYYQKAHFHVCLMLKTAYDIPKTAKYKSILIALLTMVQIAILSGNRDEAEYFFLETEKFIRTKGLNRRKSRKVRLLHHCYVFERLSHESTFTQNTLNLDHRNRVREAIEASGASAFSQDSLSFRLTTWSNLDQEMHKVKGQEEGENDLHLQHPGIWSATLYPEIFGVPELHLFMLSLVIRLAREKEQNQDELINSGLTLKEFMARAKAVERWIKQLHVLRQSIWMVEAPVDPEHQQSVNLLNSLADTMQHALSVYFYRRIYDLDPSMLQKHVLGVRDRLLEFDASDAGMGYGSLRLIWPAFVAACETDDNDIRASFVQWFECAAKRSGLRIFTETKERIEQIWMGRDSTDRQNGFV; translated from the exons ATGCCTCCTTTTGTAGGGAAGTCCACAGCAAAGGCTAAGCGGGCCCTAGGGCGGAGGACTCGTTCGTTTGGAGGATGTGTTACC TGTCGCAGTCGTCGTGTGAAATGCGATGAAGGACGTCCCGGATGTTCTATGTGTAACATCTCTGGTCTCGATTGTGGAGGCTACAGCAAAGACATCTTTTTCGACTTTGATGACCCCTCATCGACGGGCGTCGCTCGATTCCGAAGACCATTATTGACAGAACAAGAACGTGAGCGTTTGAGCGAACAGATTGCGCAAGACGTCCCTCCAGAACTGGCGGGTTGGCATCTGTCTCagattgatgaagaatgCGAAAGGACGTCTACGGACCTACAAATCTCAAGGGGGCCTTTCGGTGCTTTTCGCATCACGCGGCAATTGCCCTCAGATCCATTGAGCACCTTGGACGAGATAGAAAACGATGCGATAGAAGTTTCACAAATTCACTCTGtcggaggagaagatcaaTTGCTACTCCCTGACTTCGATGACGACGTGGAAGTAGTGACCTCAACACTCGACTTTGCGATTGGAACGACTCCTCGAGATGCTCAGCATCAACTATCGGGTCAAGACAACGCGCTCATCCCTCGTACAGATTGGTTGAAAGCACTGGAAAGCCTCCCTGTGAGTAGCTGGCTGGATCCAGGGCACTTCAATATCCCCGACTGGTGGGATCCCGTGGCCATGGGCACTGAGAGTGCCGTACCTTGGATGGGTGAATCAGCCTCGTCGCAAAAGCCCCCTTCCCCATTTGCAAGGTCGTCCACAATTGAGCTTGGGTCTCCGAAGCTCTACCTATCAAACCTTTCGCCTAGCTCAGGCTCAGTATCGTCCCAAGTCGACACTGATGTACCGCGCGATGCTGTACTGCTGGTTAAACACTATGCGACGATCGTGCTTCGGGGCCTGACTCCGTACCGTCACAGCAAGACCCCATGGCACGTGCTCTTTCTCCCCCATGTCAAAAGCTGTTTAGCGGCCTTGACGCTCGgtgagaagatggacaaTGCAAGTCTATGTGCATTTTATGGCACATTATCTATCAGTGCCTTTAGCCTGGGTGGCATTCATGGTTCCACCAAGTGGTTAGACCAAGGCACGGCATACTATCAAAAAGCCCACTTTCATGTTTGCCTTATGCTCAAGACAGCATACGATATTCCCAAGACTGCCAAGTACAAGTCTATACTCATCGCTCTCTTGACGATGGTCCAGATTGCCATACTCTCTGGCAatcgagatgaagcagaGTACTTCTTCCTGGAAACGGAGAAGTTTATCCGAACAAAAGGCCTGAACCGACGAAAGTCTCGCAAAGTCAGGTTACTGCATCACTGCTACGTGTTTGAGCGGCTGTCCCACGAGAGCACTTTTACACAAAATACACTGAACTTGGATCATCGGAACCGCGTCCGTGAGGCGATAGAAGCAAGCGGCGCCAGTGCTTTTAGTCAGGATAGCCTGTCTTTCCGACTCACTACGTGGAGTAACCTGGACCAGGAGATGCACAAGGTGAAAGGTcaggaagagggagaaaatgacctccatcttcagcatccaGGAATATGGTCGGCTACACTTTATCCTGAGATCTTTGGCGTACCAGAGCTCCACCTCTTTATGCTTTCGCTGGTCATCCGGCTTGCACGAGAGAAAGAGCAAAACCAAGATGAACTGATAAACTCTGGACTTACATTGAAAGAGTTCATGGCTCGGGCAAAAGCAGTTGAGCGATGGATCAAGCAACTTCATGTGCTTCGCCAGTCCATATGGATGGTCGAAGCGCCTGTTGATCCAGAACACCAACAGTCTGTCAATCTGCTTAACAGCTTGGCTGATACAATGCAGCACGCACTTTCTGTATACTTTTATCGTAGAATTTATGATCTGGATCCGAGTATGCTTCAGAAGCATGTTCTTGGTGTGCGGGATCGGCTGCTTGAGTTTGATGCATCAGACGCGGGAATGGGATATGGATCTTTGAGACTGATATGGCCTGCGTTTGTTGCTGCTTGTGAAACTGATGATAATGATATACGGGCGTCGTTTGTACAATGGTTTGAATGCGCTGCAAAGCGAAGCGGGCTGAGGATATTTACGGAAACGAAAGAACGTATTGAGCAGATATGGATGGGGAGGGACAGCACCGATAGACAAAATGGGTTTGTGTAA
- a CDS encoding related to L-2.3-butanediol dehydrogenase: protein MASFEGKVIAVTGAGSGMGLATAKLLAERGATISLADINEEALKKAKASLPGDKHIYQVLDVSKSDSVDSWIKTTLDNFGGLHGAVNMAGIIAEPGPLTEYSDEVWDKMFAVNTRGVFNCLRAELRAMSAGASIVSAASVFGQFGAPGHVAYCASKAAVIGLSRTAAKENAHIRVNCVSPGSVSTAMNEHDDEEHIKRSLSGTVQKRRANPVEVARVITFLLSDEASFVTGAVYNVDGGWVC, encoded by the exons ATGGCATCTTTCGAGGGAAAAGTG ATTGCTGTGACCGGCGCTGGCTCAGGTATGGGTCTGGCCACCGCAAAGCTCCTTGCCGAGAGAGGAGCTACAATTTCCCTCGCCGATATCAACGAAGAAGCACTAAAGAAGGCCAAAGCTTCGTTGCCAGGTGACAAGCATATCTATCAAGTGTTAGACGTCAGCAAAAGCGACTCAGTAGACTCTTGGATCAAAACGACTCTCGACAATTTCGGCGGGCTTCATGGTGCTGTGAACATGGCCGGTATCATTGCTGAGCCAGGGCCTCTTACTGAGTACAGCGATGAGGTCTGGGATAAGATGTTTGCAGTCAATACCCGCGGAGTGTTCAACTGTCTGCGTGCAGAACTCAGAGCCATGTCCGCCGGTGCTAGCATT GTCTCAGCCGCCAGCGTGTTTGGACAGTTCGGTGCTCCGGGGCATGTCGCATACTGCGCAAGCAAAGCAGCTGTTATCGGCCTTTCGCGTACAGCTGCGAAGGAGAATGCTCACATCCGAGTCAACTGCGTTTCGCCTG GATCCGTGAGTACTGCTATGAACgagcatgatgatgaagaacacATCAAGCGCAGTCTTTCGGGAACTGTGCAAAAGAGAAGAGCTAATCCGGTCGAGGTTGCTCGAGTAATCACGTTTTTACTCAGCGATGAGGCATCATTTGTGACTGGCGCGGTCTACAATGTCGATGGTGGATGGGTATGCTAA
- a CDS encoding related to nicotinamide mononucleotide permease, whose protein sequence is MPSDYVESGEVLQADKTPMSLHALEMYKDERFQSGWESSSSFAASTPISVNSSMYNNMDIEKKPHASMDENESCDSKSQGQVISPKPEALQHLSDEELTALEKRLRRKIDLRLLPCMILIYIMNYLDRNAIGAARLGGLEEDLGLKGNEFQTAVSVLFVGYVLMQVPSNMLLNKIGKPASYLTACMIGWGVLCASTGAVHSFGALTAVRFLLGFVEAAFYPGAMATLSAWYVRKELGVRTAIFYSGSLISGAFSGLIAAGIIDGMNGVGGLLAWRWIFILEGSATVVIAFCCYWILPDFPATTKWLTEEERAIALWRMEVDAAGEQDWKAGDQQSLFHGFKLLLQDPKNWILIVVCYGAASAIAINSFFPTIVKSIGKDRITTLLLTAPPYLLACIVCAVVAWNADRVQERFWHTSLSIACALAGFIISASTTGIGPRYFGAMIMLPGIYSGFNMSMVWTANTNFRPVSKRAAALAFNNALATICSIYGSFLYPNGAEPRFMLAFSVNAAMATIAIIASIALHFVLKRANRKLELKEAEEEAAGRHLPGSGFRYLT, encoded by the exons ATGCCAAGCGACTACGTAGAGTCTGGGGAAGTGCTCCAGGCTGATAAGACACCAATGAGTTTGCATGCATTGGAGATGTATAAAGACGAGCGTTTCCAATCTGGATGGGAAAGCTCCTCATCATTCGCGGCATCAACCCCTATTTCAGTCAACAGCAGCATGTACAACAACATGGATATCGAAAAGAAACCCCACGCCAGCATGGACGAGAATGAGTCTTGCGACTCCAAGAGCCAGGGGCAAGTCATATCTCCTAAGCCTGAAGCTCTTCAGCACCTTTCAGATGAGGAACTCACGGCTCTGGAGAAGCGTCTCAGGCGCAAGATCGACCTGCGTCTGCTTCCAtgcatgatcttgatctACATCATGAACTATCTCGACAG GAATGCTATTGGAGCAGCTCGACTTGGCGGCCTGGAGGAGGATTTGGGATTGAAAGGCAATGAGTTCCAG ACTGCCGTATCTGTGCTTTTCGTTGGCTATGTTCTCATGCAAGTTCCTTCAAACATGCTATTGAACAAAATCGGAAAGCCAGCCTCCTACCTTACGGCTTGTATGATCGGATGG GGTGTTTTATGTGCTTCCACTGGGGCTGTCCATAGCTTCGGCGCACTCACTGCAGTTCGATTCCTTCTCGGCTTCGTCGAAGCAGCTTTCTATCCCGGCGCCATGGCAACTCTTAGCGCGTGGTATGTGCGAAAGGAACTAGGTGTTCGAACTGCGATCTTCTACTCCGGATCTCTAATCTCTGGCGCCTTTTCGGGACTAATCGCCGCCGGCATCATTGACGGGATGAATGGTGTCGGTGGACTCCTGGCCTGGCGATGGATCTTCATCCTTGAAGGCTCAGCTACTGTTGTCATCGCCTTCTGCTGCTACTGGATCCTCCCCGACTTTCCAGCAACCACTAAATGGCTCACTGAAGAGGAACGTGCCATTGCTCTGTGGCGTATGGaagttgatgctgctggtgaaCAGGACTGGAAAGCAGGTGACCAGCAATCTCTCTTCCATGGTTTCAAGCTGCTTCTCCAGGACCCTAAGAACTGGATCTTGATTGTTGTCTGTTATGGCGCTGCTAGTGCCATCGCAatcaacagcttcttcccTACAATTGTGAAGAGCATAGGCAAAGACAGAATCACTACCCTCTTACTCACCGCACCTCCATATCTACTGGCATGCATCGTCTGTGCGGTTGTAGCATGGAACGCCGACCGGGTTCAAGAGCGCTTCTGGCATACCAGTTTATCTATTGCTTGTGCGCTTGCAggcttcatcatctccgCTTCCACCACCGGCATTGGCCCTCGCTACTTCGGTGCCATGATCATGCTTCCTGGCATCTACTCCGGCTTCAACATGTCCATGGTATGGACTGCTAACACCAACTTTCGCCCCGTGTCTAAGCGAGCTGCGGCGCTGGCATTCAACAATGCCTTGGCGACTATCTGCAGTATCTACGGATCCTTCCTGTATCCCAATGGTGCTGAGCCGCGATTTATGCTTGCTTTCAGTGTAAATGCCGCTATGGCTACTATTGCTATAATCGCTAGTATCGCGCTTCATTTCGTTTTGAAGCGTGCTAACCGGAAACTGGAACTTaaggaggctgaagaggaagctgcTGGACGACATCTCCCAGGATCTGGGTTTCGATACCTTACTTAA
- a CDS encoding related to Aspartate ammonia-lyase, protein MVSAVLDRLLESHEKVEQASTNTRLAASSSLETISKTVSPAADTMTVTQIISTVVPSEPKPTNGLLVKGANGHKVTVTIETKRLEKDSLGQLELPDDVLYGINTFRAIENFPLSGRPIATWPDFIYAFAVIKQAAARANYEVGTITTEQANAISEACEEVKTGVHDKHFAVDMMEGSGGTSTNMNVNEVIANIVAKNSGRALSDYTFVHPNDHVNMGQSTNDAVPSAMKLAVYRAMEGVLDALQGLADAFAVKRLQYSTLLRLGRTCLQDAQPMTYGQALGAHEAVIRRHRQHLSTIRDSFLVLPMGGTAIGTGFGSKSGYKAAVFKHLSSSLGVAVQPCSDAFDGMQNMDTCARLSAELRNTANSLWKIANDMILLSSGPNGGIAEITLPPVQAGSSIMPGKVNPVIPIAVCQVALAITGNDAAVSMACQQGMLEINHYELLVCDRLFDSIQLLKSVSKTFAKRCVEGLIANKETSEKHLLDASALATALVPSLGYAKVSSIVRSALAEERPFLDVVVERGLLRQDDVLGVLECSVFIE, encoded by the exons atgGTCAGCGCCGTCCTCGACAGACTTCTCGAATCTCACGAGAAAGTAGAACAAGCCAGCACAAACACCAGACTagcagcatcctcatcacttGAAACAATCTCAAAGACTGTCAGCCCAGCAGCCGACACGATGACGGTCACTCAAATCATCTCGACC GTTGTTCCCAGCGAGCCCAAGCCAACGAACGGCTTACTCGTCAAAGGAGCCAATGGTCACAAAGTGACCGTTACCATCGAGACAAAGCGTCTCGAAAAAGACAGTCTCGGTCAGCTTGAGCTCCCAGACGATGTTCTCTACGGTATCAACACATTCCGCGCCATCGAAAACTTTCCTCTCTCAGGACGACCCATCGCCACCTGGCCAGACTTCATCTACGCGTTTGCTGTAATCAAGCAAGCAGCAGCCCGTGCTAATTATGAAGTCGGTACTATCACAACTGAGCAGGCCAACGCCATTTCCGAGGCATGCGAAGAGGTCAAAACTGGAGTCCATGACAAGCATTTCGCAGTTGACATGATGGAGGGTTCTGGCGGAACTTCTACCAACATGAACGTCAACGAAGTCATCGCCAACATTGTTGCCAAGAACTCAGGCCGGGCTCTTTCTGATTACACGTTTGTTCATCCCAACGATCACGTCAACATGGGACAATCTACGAATGATGCTGTACCCTCAGCCATGAAGCTTGCCGTGTATCGTGCCATGGAGGGTGTTTTGGACGCGCTCCAAGGGCTTGCGGATGCATTTGCTGTGAAGCGCCTGCAATACTCtactcttcttcgtcttggaAGGACTTGTCTCCAGGATGCTCAGCCTATGACTTACGGTCAGGCTCTTGGTGCTCATGAGGCGGTCATTCGCAGACATCGACAGCACCTCAGCACGATCCGTGACTCATTTCTAGTGCTCCCCATGGGCGGCACTGCAATTGGCACCGGATTCGGATCTAAGTCTGGGTACAAAGCAGCAGTCTTCAAGCAtctttcctcctcgctgGGGGTTGCAGTGCAGCCATGTAGCGACGCGTTTGATGGCATGCAGAACATGGACACTTGTGCACGTCTCTCAGCTGAGCTGCGAAACACTGCCAATAGCTTGTGGAAGATCGCAAACGACATGATTCTGCTCTCTTCGGGACCCAATGGCGGTATTGCTGAGATTACTCTCCCGCCCGTCCAGGCAGGCTCTTCCATCATGCCCGGCAAGGTCAATCCTGTGATTCCCATTGCGGTTTGTCAAGTGGCATTGGCCATCACTGGAAATGATGCTGCTGTTTCCATGGCATGTCAACAGGGAATGCTGGAAATCAATCACTATGAGCTTCTGGTTTGCGACCGACTGTTCGACAGCATacaacttctcaagagcGTGTCCAAGACATTCGCCAAGCGATGCGTCGAGGGCCTCATCGCAAACAAGGAGACGTCAGAGAAGCATCTTCTTGACGCGAGTGCACTTGCAACAGCTCTTGTCCCGAGCCTTGGCTATGCCAAAGTGTCAAGCATCGTGAGATCGGCTCTGGCTGAGGAGCGCCCGTTTCTGGACGTGGTGGTAGAGCGGGGTTTGCTGAGGCAGGATGATGTTTTAGGTGTTCTGGAGTGTTCGGTTTTCATTGAGTAA